The following proteins come from a genomic window of Paenibacillus spongiae:
- a CDS encoding PadR family transcriptional regulator, whose protein sequence is MNQLSNVEFMLLHMIAECNQASGYDINKLIDQRGYREWANIGTTSIYAGLKKLNDKGLIKSEDSGGKSGKGPMPIRFAMQEAGMIMLRNEIIASLSFSRERDNRFDLGLAALPFVEKAEAIEALRRRLDFLEEALTTIRRKYESQGGVRLPLYVRALFLHPMNLIESEQAYVAKLINELLEEMTEHV, encoded by the coding sequence ATGAATCAACTTTCGAATGTGGAATTTATGCTGCTGCACATGATTGCGGAATGTAATCAAGCGTCGGGTTACGACATCAATAAATTAATCGATCAGCGCGGCTATCGGGAATGGGCGAATATTGGCACGACTTCGATTTACGCAGGACTGAAGAAATTGAACGATAAGGGATTGATCAAGTCCGAGGATTCCGGCGGGAAATCCGGCAAGGGACCTATGCCGATCCGATTTGCCATGCAGGAGGCAGGCATGATAATGCTGAGAAATGAAATCATCGCCAGCCTATCTTTTTCCCGAGAGCGCGATAACCGATTCGATCTCGGGCTTGCCGCACTGCCTTTTGTCGAGAAGGCCGAAGCCATTGAAGCTTTGCGAAGGCGGTTGGATTTTCTTGAGGAGGCGTTGACAACTATAAGACGGAAGTACGAATCGCAGGGCGGCGTTCGATTGCCGCTGTACGTAAGAGCGCTTTTCCTCCATCCGATGAATCTTATCGAGAGTGAGCAAGCGTACGTCGCCAAATTAATCAACGAATTGTTGGAGGAGATGACGGAGCATGTCTAA
- a CDS encoding ABC transporter permease: MNIVHKLTIRHLKENKRRTLVTIIGVIISVAMVTAVATLGFSFSDLMIRQTIADTGEWHVQYQDVNKEQLAAIRDDDATKTVAITRDLGYAPLEGGQNPNKPYLFIKEYDAQGIAQFPVELSEGRFPKTDKEVVISEAIAKNAKVKYEIGDHLTLRVGERFENGGDRLLDQTEPLRREEGKVTETLQHIKTKDYTVVGFIKRPAWESAWAPGYTVISYVDENFIGENDRVDAAVVLQKVNRSLFAHAEDLAERNDIETVLYNHDLLHYYGVSKSIASSSTMLSLSVILMAVIMIGSVSLIYNAFAISVSERSRHLGMLASVGATKRQKRNSVLFEGAVIGLISIPVGILCGLAGIGTTIWFMNSMIQGALWTTEKLTLTVTPLSLIIASVVSMLTIFISTYLPAIKASKISAMDAIRQTTDVKLTDKAVKTSKLIRKFFGIEAEIGLKNLKRNKRRYHAIVFSLVVSIVLFLTVSFFTAGLKQSLELSQEGVNYDIEVSYGHGQRIDDRLIQSIASLDGVTEYNVIHALDTSAWVDEAIIADELQQKVKDDKSLLQDGKYPYDIKVHALNDSSLQVYAKAVGADYERLTDPDHPAAIVMDTIRYKDMSTGKYIQTKAMYTKVGQTIELANRHEETVEETKASRVTVAALTDQAPMGMSPIGVGGLNIIVSERVMNRLAGGEDTLLAQTFLYLKSTEPMKTEQEIDEMQVTNLQAYNLYQSRKSEEQLILLMSVFSYGFIVLISAISIANIFNTVSTGVSLRKREFAMLKSVGMTPKGFAKMMNYESIFYGVKSLLFGLPVSFVVMVLIYRAFANKFSYGFALPWMSILSVIAAVFVIVGSAMLYSGAKVKGENIIDALKQESI, from the coding sequence ATGAATATTGTCCATAAACTGACGATCCGGCATTTGAAGGAAAACAAGAGACGAACGCTCGTTACCATCATAGGCGTCATCATTTCGGTCGCCATGGTGACCGCGGTTGCTACGCTTGGTTTCTCCTTTTCTGATTTAATGATCAGGCAAACCATTGCAGATACCGGTGAGTGGCATGTCCAGTATCAAGATGTAAACAAAGAACAGCTTGCGGCGATACGCGACGATGATGCAACCAAGACCGTTGCGATCACAAGAGATCTTGGCTATGCCCCGTTAGAAGGGGGACAAAACCCAAATAAGCCGTACTTGTTCATCAAGGAATATGATGCCCAAGGTATTGCGCAGTTTCCGGTTGAACTCAGCGAGGGACGTTTTCCTAAAACGGACAAGGAGGTCGTGATTTCCGAAGCCATTGCAAAGAACGCCAAAGTAAAATACGAAATCGGCGATCATCTAACCCTTCGCGTCGGCGAAAGATTCGAGAATGGGGGCGATCGCCTCCTGGATCAAACCGAACCGCTGCGCAGAGAAGAGGGCAAAGTAACCGAGACGCTGCAGCATATCAAGACAAAGGATTATACGGTGGTAGGCTTCATCAAGCGTCCCGCATGGGAATCGGCTTGGGCCCCGGGGTATACGGTCATCAGCTATGTCGATGAAAACTTTATCGGGGAAAACGATCGAGTCGACGCGGCGGTGGTTTTGCAAAAAGTCAATCGTTCCTTGTTCGCTCATGCCGAAGATTTGGCTGAAAGAAACGATATCGAAACGGTCCTATATAATCACGATTTGCTTCATTATTACGGCGTGTCCAAAAGCATAGCCTCATCCAGCACGATGCTTTCATTATCGGTGATCCTTATGGCGGTCATTATGATCGGCTCGGTTTCTCTCATTTATAATGCTTTTGCGATATCCGTTTCGGAACGTTCCCGCCATCTAGGAATGCTTGCGAGCGTGGGGGCTACGAAAAGGCAGAAAAGAAATTCAGTGCTTTTTGAAGGTGCCGTCATTGGCTTGATCAGCATACCCGTTGGAATCCTGTGCGGTCTTGCCGGAATAGGGACAACCATTTGGTTCATGAACTCCATGATTCAAGGGGCATTATGGACGACTGAAAAGCTGACGCTCACCGTCACCCCGTTATCGCTCATAATTGCCTCTGTTGTTTCGATGTTGACGATTTTCATATCGACATATCTCCCGGCTATCAAAGCATCCAAAATATCCGCCATGGACGCGATTCGCCAAACGACCGATGTAAAGCTCACGGATAAAGCCGTGAAGACGTCGAAGCTCATTCGCAAGTTCTTCGGAATCGAAGCGGAAATCGGTTTGAAAAACTTAAAAAGGAACAAACGGAGATATCATGCCATCGTATTTTCACTCGTCGTCAGCATCGTTTTGTTTTTAACGGTATCTTTTTTTACCGCCGGTCTGAAACAATCCCTGGAGCTATCGCAGGAAGGCGTCAATTACGACATTGAAGTATCGTATGGCCATGGACAAAGAATAGACGACCGGTTGATTCAATCGATTGCATCCCTGGATGGCGTAACGGAATACAACGTGATTCACGCGTTGGATACAAGCGCTTGGGTCGATGAAGCGATCATTGCCGATGAGCTGCAACAGAAAGTTAAGGACGATAAGAGTTTACTTCAAGACGGAAAGTATCCTTACGATATTAAGGTTCATGCATTGAACGATTCGAGCCTGCAAGTCTATGCCAAAGCGGTCGGCGCAGATTATGAGCGGCTGACGGATCCGGATCATCCCGCTGCGATCGTGATGGATACGATCCGTTACAAAGATATGAGTACGGGGAAATATATTCAAACGAAGGCCATGTATACGAAAGTCGGTCAAACCATCGAGTTAGCGAATCGCCATGAAGAAACCGTGGAGGAAACGAAGGCAAGCCGAGTGACCGTTGCCGCGCTCACGGATCAAGCACCTATGGGGATGAGCCCAATTGGAGTAGGCGGGTTAAACATCATCGTTTCGGAACGCGTTATGAATCGATTGGCAGGCGGCGAGGACACCCTGCTCGCCCAAACCTTCCTCTATTTGAAGAGTACGGAGCCGATGAAAACGGAGCAGGAAATCGATGAGATGCAAGTGACCAATCTGCAAGCCTACAACTTGTATCAATCCAGAAAAAGCGAAGAACAGCTGATATTATTGATGTCCGTCTTTTCTTATGGTTTTATCGTATTAATTTCGGCGATTTCCATTGCGAACATTTTTAATACGGTCTCGACGGGCGTATCCCTTCGAAAGCGGGAATTTGCGATGCTGAAATCCGTTGGAATGACGCCAAAAGGCTTTGCGAAAATGATGAACTACGAAAGTATTTTTTATGGGGTCAAGTCGCTGCTGTTCGGGCTTCCCGTCAGCTTCGTCGTGATGGTTCTGATCTATAGAGCATTTGCGAACAAATTTAGCTATGGATTCGCCCTGCCCTGGATGAGTATTCTTTCTGTCATTGCTGCCGTATTTGTCATCGTCGGTTCCGCCATGCTATATTCCGGTGCGAAAGTAAAAGGGGAAAATATTATTGATGCGTTGAAGCAAGAGAGTATATGA
- a CDS encoding BtrH N-terminal domain-containing protein, with protein MSKIIEGFVPFQGDHCETTTMGNLLQFAGVRLSEPMLFGLGQGLGFIYWDSKAMDFPYIGGRVKPDELAACIASRLNLTIKAQETSSVEKAWQNVRSLIERGTPVGLKLDSYYLDYFTNKVHFAAHYAAIYGMDDEYAYMADTRQQGGLVTTRLTALAMARSAKGPMSSRNRSFTIEPTGTLPPLVPAIRSSLTKNAHDYLNPPIRNIGNKGIIKMSGEILKWPSRSKNVEQDLCLTALLMERAGTGGALFRNLYRDFLKECRDLIGDPKVEQAYLRFAEIAPMWVSVSSLIDQAGRTGNHRELNQVSKLLLEIADKERAAMELLLSFR; from the coding sequence ATGTCTAAAATCATTGAAGGCTTCGTTCCCTTTCAAGGAGATCATTGCGAGACGACAACGATGGGCAACTTGCTTCAATTTGCGGGAGTCCGGCTATCGGAGCCGATGTTATTCGGACTCGGGCAAGGGCTGGGATTCATTTATTGGGATTCTAAGGCGATGGACTTTCCCTATATTGGGGGAAGGGTGAAACCGGATGAATTGGCTGCTTGCATAGCATCCCGGCTCAACTTAACCATTAAGGCGCAAGAAACCTCGTCCGTTGAAAAAGCGTGGCAGAACGTACGGAGCCTCATAGAACGCGGAACCCCGGTGGGGCTTAAATTGGACTCGTATTATTTGGATTATTTCACGAACAAAGTACACTTTGCCGCCCACTATGCGGCGATATATGGCATGGATGACGAGTATGCATACATGGCGGATACAAGACAACAGGGTGGACTTGTCACGACGCGTTTAACTGCTTTGGCCATGGCTAGAAGCGCGAAGGGGCCCATGAGCTCCAGGAACCGTTCCTTTACGATCGAACCGACCGGCACCCTTCCGCCGCTTGTACCCGCCATTCGATCGTCCTTAACCAAGAATGCACACGACTACTTGAATCCGCCCATTCGAAATATAGGGAATAAAGGCATTATAAAGATGAGCGGCGAAATTCTGAAGTGGCCTTCTCGCAGCAAAAATGTTGAACAAGATCTATGCTTGACTGCGCTGCTAATGGAAAGAGCGGGAACCGGCGGCGCTTTGTTTCGAAATCTATATCGAGATTTCCTAAAGGAGTGCAGGGATCTGATTGGAGATCCAAAAGTCGAACAGGCCTACTTGCGGTTTGCGGAAATTGCTCCCATGTGGGTCAGCGTTTCTTCTTTGATCGACCAAGCGGGAAGAACGGGAAACCATCGGGAGCTTAACCAGGTTTCCAAGCTATTGCTCGAGATCGCGGATAAAGAACGCGCAGCCATGGAATTATTATTGTCATTTCGCTGA
- a CDS encoding phage tail protein, which translates to MSYIVDFKHVSTVGLESSPVAEALAGLRANEARYFMNKYKHEFTVVPASESQESLDYVNRILKEERDIEFAAKPLETSRFQVENIQFTYVFYEDGLGLNVMYTVDGPKKRAVGFKLSEGMEVPKELEGKFKFARQKSKLAGTIRGSFFVIKGQY; encoded by the coding sequence ATGTCGTATATCGTTGATTTTAAACATGTGTCCACGGTTGGTTTAGAGTCTTCGCCTGTAGCAGAAGCGCTGGCTGGTCTGCGTGCTAATGAAGCCCGTTACTTTATGAACAAATACAAACATGAATTTACGGTAGTACCCGCTAGTGAAAGTCAGGAGAGCCTTGATTACGTGAACCGAATTTTGAAAGAAGAACGTGATATTGAGTTTGCGGCCAAACCTTTAGAAACATCGCGTTTTCAAGTGGAAAATATCCAATTTACCTACGTCTTTTATGAAGACGGTCTTGGGCTTAATGTCATGTATACGGTTGATGGCCCTAAGAAGCGGGCCGTTGGTTTTAAGCTTTCTGAGGGGATGGAGGTACCCAAGGAGTTAGAAGGGAAGTTTAAGTTTGCTAGGCAGAAGTCTAAACTGGCGGGAACAATTCGGGGTTCGTTTTTTGTAATTAAAGGACAATATTAA
- a CDS encoding DUF4386 domain-containing protein produces the protein MLRKSTNSGRRSAVITGVLLLAGLVTGILSVVPVIDGADYLVKASTNENQVLIGAFFQLLMVAAYVGIPILMYPILSEHNKGLALGSVAFGIIAGVFIIIGVIILLLLLTLSHEFAKVGALNGSYFQTLGGLLREGRDLVNHVATTLAFVLAMFLFNCIFYRTKCVPRWLSISGLIGSALSILASLLFMIRFIGLDAAYMMLNIPIASQQLVLAIWLILKGFNREEPDSVAN, from the coding sequence ATGTTGAGGAAGAGTACAAATTCAGGCAGAAGGTCTGCAGTAATTACCGGGGTGTTACTATTAGCCGGGCTGGTTACAGGTATATTGAGTGTTGTTCCTGTTATAGATGGAGCAGACTACCTTGTTAAGGCTTCTACAAATGAAAATCAGGTACTAATAGGAGCGTTTTTTCAGCTGCTAATGGTTGCTGCATATGTTGGTATTCCTATTTTGATGTATCCGATTTTAAGTGAGCATAATAAAGGTTTAGCTCTTGGATCTGTTGCTTTCGGCATCATTGCGGGTGTTTTCATTATTATTGGTGTAATCATTCTTCTGCTGCTATTGACATTAAGCCACGAATTTGCAAAAGTTGGAGCTCTGAATGGTTCGTATTTTCAGACCTTGGGTGGATTGTTACGGGAAGGACGTGATTTGGTGAACCATGTGGCCACGACACTGGCATTTGTTTTGGCTATGTTCTTGTTTAACTGCATATTTTACCGAACAAAATGTGTTCCACGCTGGTTGTCCATTTCGGGTCTTATTGGGTCTGCATTGTCCATATTGGCAAGCTTATTATTTATGATTCGCTTCATCGGTCTGGATGCAGCCTACATGATGTTGAACATTCCAATTGCCTCTCAACAATTGGTTTTGGCTATATGGCTAATCCTGAAAGGTTTCAACCGGGAGGAACCGGATTCTGTAGCCAATTAA
- a CDS encoding MerR family transcriptional regulator, whose product MYTISRFSQLCKMSARMLRHYDKEELLKPVHVDTTNGYRYYEKSQLETALRIKKLKEYRFTLPEIRTILQTSDREWFTGLMHSKIHELSNEMNRYKQIIAEMQEMIEDKVDLIPGERRSYDILLGMRNEISVLSQRVQMNIANMDKYMDSLYEEAEESNIHLLGVPSAIFFDEEYTPDHSDIELMIPIVDRNDEDASCDWQIKTLPQEFIATTLHIGSYDYIGYAHMALEEWIERNGYFLNGSPYETYLKGSECDCPVEEYVTQVCFPIINEARQ is encoded by the coding sequence ATGTATACGATCAGCAGATTTTCTCAGCTTTGCAAAATGAGTGCACGCATGTTACGACACTATGACAAGGAAGAACTCTTAAAACCAGTACATGTAGATACAACGAACGGGTATAGATATTATGAGAAGAGTCAATTAGAGACGGCATTACGAATCAAGAAACTGAAAGAATATAGATTCACCCTGCCGGAAATTAGAACGATCCTTCAGACATCAGACAGGGAATGGTTTACCGGATTAATGCACTCGAAAATCCATGAATTATCAAATGAGATGAATCGATATAAACAGATTATTGCAGAAATGCAAGAGATGATCGAAGACAAGGTGGATTTGATACCAGGAGAAAGAAGATCTTATGATATACTGCTCGGAATGAGAAACGAGATCAGTGTCCTAAGTCAAAGAGTGCAGATGAATATAGCTAACATGGACAAGTATATGGATTCCTTATACGAAGAAGCAGAAGAAAGTAATATTCACTTACTTGGCGTTCCGTCTGCCATTTTTTTCGATGAAGAATATACCCCAGATCACAGCGATATTGAATTGATGATTCCAATCGTGGATCGAAATGACGAAGATGCATCATGTGATTGGCAAATAAAAACACTCCCCCAAGAGTTTATTGCTACTACCTTGCATATCGGGAGTTATGACTATATCGGATACGCGCATATGGCTCTTGAAGAATGGATAGAACGCAACGGCTATTTCTTGAATGGGTCGCCTTATGAAACCTACTTGAAAGGTTCAGAATGTGACTGCCCTGTGGAGGAGTATGTGACACAAGTCTGTTTTCCCATCATCAACGAAGCTAGACAATAA
- a CDS encoding agmatine deiminase family protein produces the protein MEKQNVGKYTMPDESSKHEGTWLQWPHNFTYGSGYKEKLESIWIEMASALSEGENVHIIAYDEHDKNDIYDLLYDEGLNMDRIDFYIIPTDDVWARDTAPIFVYDKNNNIKIMDWGFNGWGKKTPYKKDALIANKLSNQLGMERINLNNVVLEGGAFELDGNGTFLSTRSAVTNKNRNPKLSEAEIEEVIEENLGATNFIWLDGVPGLDITDFHIDGFAKFHDKSTMITMKEEDLEEWGASNKDINTLMNAKNAFDKPYQYVYLPITKNYVVLDNGKNLGYKGSYINYYVGNTAVLVPNYNDPNDKLANDTIQKLYPDRKVIGIDVRELYKDGGMIHCVTQQQPVDLK, from the coding sequence ATGGAAAAACAAAACGTAGGCAAATACACAATGCCTGATGAAAGTAGCAAACATGAAGGTACTTGGTTGCAATGGCCCCATAACTTTACCTATGGTAGCGGCTATAAAGAAAAGCTTGAATCTATTTGGATAGAAATGGCAAGCGCATTAAGCGAAGGGGAAAATGTTCATATTATCGCATACGATGAACACGATAAGAACGATATTTATGATCTTCTTTATGACGAGGGATTAAATATGGATAGAATCGACTTCTATATTATTCCTACTGACGATGTATGGGCAAGAGATACAGCACCGATTTTTGTATACGACAAAAACAACAATATTAAAATCATGGACTGGGGCTTTAATGGGTGGGGCAAGAAAACCCCGTATAAAAAAGATGCCTTGATTGCGAACAAACTAAGCAACCAGTTGGGTATGGAAAGAATTAATCTAAATAATGTAGTACTTGAAGGCGGCGCATTTGAATTAGATGGTAATGGTACATTTTTATCGACACGCAGTGCGGTTACGAATAAGAATAGAAATCCTAAATTATCAGAAGCAGAAATTGAGGAAGTTATAGAAGAAAATCTTGGTGCTACGAATTTTATTTGGTTAGATGGTGTGCCCGGTCTGGATATTACAGATTTCCATATTGATGGTTTTGCTAAATTTCATGACAAGTCTACAATGATTACAATGAAAGAAGAGGATTTGGAAGAATGGGGTGCCTCAAATAAGGATATTAACACATTAATGAACGCTAAGAATGCCTTTGACAAGCCTTATCAGTATGTGTATTTACCAATTACCAAAAACTATGTAGTGCTAGATAACGGAAAGAACTTGGGGTACAAAGGTTCATATATCAATTATTACGTTGGAAATACCGCTGTATTAGTTCCAAATTATAATGATCCTAATGACAAATTAGCAAACGATACCATCCAGAAACTATACCCTGACCGTAAGGTTATTGGAATTGACGTGAGAGAACTTTATAAAGATGGCGGTATGATTCATTGTGTTACACAACAACAACCCGTCGACTTAAAGTGA
- a CDS encoding response regulator transcription factor has product MKILLVEDDKTIASGLEYSLQQDRYATVLCHDVASAKRVLAEDIDQFDLCLFDLSLPDGSGYELCKMVKERRDIPVIFLTVIDDEVNVVMGLDMGADDYITKPFRIRELLSRIKSVLRRYQKPSQTKTIIDIDNVRIHTLEGKVHKNGAEIPLTALEYRLLLIFGNHIGQVLTRNQLLEQIWDVAGDFVNDNTLTVYIKRLREKLEDDPQHPTLIKTVRGLGYKVGD; this is encoded by the coding sequence ATGAAAATTTTATTAGTCGAAGATGATAAAACGATCGCGTCCGGTTTGGAATATTCGCTGCAGCAGGATCGGTATGCAACCGTTCTTTGCCATGATGTCGCCTCGGCCAAAAGAGTGCTCGCCGAAGACATCGATCAATTCGATTTATGCTTGTTTGACTTATCGCTTCCGGACGGAAGCGGCTATGAATTGTGCAAAATGGTGAAAGAGCGGCGGGACATTCCGGTCATCTTCTTAACGGTCATCGACGATGAGGTCAATGTCGTGATGGGGCTCGATATGGGAGCCGACGATTATATTACAAAGCCTTTTCGCATTCGCGAGCTTCTCTCCCGGATCAAATCCGTCTTGCGGAGATACCAGAAGCCGTCCCAAACGAAAACAATCATAGACATCGACAATGTCCGAATCCATACGCTGGAAGGCAAAGTGCATAAGAACGGCGCCGAAATTCCGTTGACCGCATTGGAGTATCGCTTATTGCTGATCTTTGGCAACCACATTGGACAAGTTCTCACAAGAAATCAGCTCTTAGAGCAAATCTGGGACGTGGCCGGCGACTTCGTGAACGATAATACGTTAACGGTTTATATCAAAAGGCTGAGGGAAAAGCTGGAGGATGATCCGCAGCATCCGACATTGATCAAAACGGTACGCGGTTTAGGCTATAAGGTCGGTGATTAG
- a CDS encoding class I SAM-dependent methyltransferase, with amino-acid sequence MGNTDKFEMIANIYDTPERIQIAKVSSDVIREYLVDANSKNAIDFGCGTGLVGINLLNEFNSMLFLDTSQNMIDQIKQKISDFNIQNADTLCFDFEKEGLSDLHADYIFMAQVLLHIHDAEFVLSRLFDVLNEGGHLLIVDFDKNEKVVSDIVHNGFNQAELSGMMTKIGYRDIQSKTFYTGSKIFMGHDASLFVLDSRK; translated from the coding sequence ATGGGAAATACAGATAAATTTGAAATGATAGCCAATATATATGACACGCCTGAAAGAATTCAAATTGCAAAGGTATCCTCAGATGTCATTCGGGAGTATTTAGTTGACGCTAATAGCAAGAATGCAATTGATTTTGGGTGCGGAACCGGCCTTGTCGGAATCAATTTGTTAAATGAATTCAACTCGATGCTTTTTCTGGACACATCACAAAACATGATTGACCAAATCAAGCAAAAAATTTCTGATTTCAATATTCAGAATGCAGATACCTTATGCTTTGATTTTGAAAAGGAAGGGCTGTCGGATTTACATGCCGACTATATTTTTATGGCTCAGGTGCTGCTTCATATTCATGACGCCGAATTTGTTTTATCCAGATTATTCGATGTTCTGAATGAAGGAGGACATTTGCTGATCGTTGATTTTGATAAGAATGAAAAAGTAGTCTCGGATATCGTTCATAACGGATTTAATCAAGCCGAACTATCCGGCATGATGACAAAAATAGGGTATAGGGATATTCAATCCAAAACTTTTTACACGGGAAGTAAAATATTCATGGGACATGATGCATCTTTGTTTGTTCTTGATTCTCGAAAGTAA
- a CDS encoding ABC transporter ATP-binding protein, translating into MEILKIEHLSKLYGKCESAVKALDDVSFSVRKGEFVAIIGPSGSGKSTLLHMLGGVDRPTGGKVIVEDTDMYALNETQLAIFRRRQIGLIYQFFNLIPVLTVEENMTLPLLLDKQEVDKKQLDGLVNTLNLQHRLDHLPNQLSGGQQQRVSIGRALIGNPAIMLADEPTGNLDSKNSSEIVDLLKMLNKTYHQTLIVITHDERIALQADRIISIEDGRIAKDEVIRR; encoded by the coding sequence ATGGAAATTTTAAAAATCGAGCATCTGTCTAAACTATACGGCAAATGCGAATCGGCGGTGAAGGCGCTTGACGACGTTTCTTTTTCGGTCCGAAAAGGCGAATTTGTCGCGATTATCGGCCCGTCCGGATCGGGAAAATCAACGCTTCTGCATATGCTGGGCGGCGTAGACCGGCCGACTGGCGGTAAAGTTATTGTTGAGGATACGGACATGTATGCCTTGAACGAAACGCAGCTGGCCATCTTTCGACGCAGACAAATCGGCCTGATCTACCAGTTTTTCAATCTGATCCCCGTCCTGACGGTGGAAGAAAATATGACGCTGCCGCTCTTGCTGGATAAACAAGAGGTCGATAAAAAGCAGTTGGACGGTCTTGTGAATACGTTGAATTTGCAGCATCGTTTAGACCACCTGCCGAATCAGCTATCCGGCGGACAGCAGCAACGGGTCTCGATCGGCAGAGCGCTCATTGGGAATCCCGCGATCATGCTGGCAGACGAACCGACCGGAAATTTGGACAGCAAAAATAGCAGCGAGATTGTCGACTTATTGAAAATGTTGAATAAAACCTATCATCAGACGCTAATCGTCATTACGCATGACGAACGCATCGCCTTGCAGGCCGACAGGATCATTTCGATTGAAGACGGAAGGATTGCCAAGGACGAGGTGATCCGCCGATGA
- a CDS encoding sensor histidine kinase — MLRNREIQLLLLIMVAISLTSVIVAAALISPAAAALVFILSLLLIGSSLLFTRWRYRELDKLSVYLREISNGNDSLDVRDNQEGELSILKNNIYKVTLMLSEHRSLLQRDKMQLTDAISDISHQLKTPLTSMTVMADLLSGPDLPPAKRTEFTHNIRIQLERIDWLVSSLLKLSKIDAKTIPFKQDRIPVKNLIQKALEPVMIPMDIKGQSVSIEGDDNVSFVGDFNWTAEAVINMLKNAVEHTPEGGAIAITFSENALFTEIVIADNGKGIPREDLPYIFKRFYKGKSAGEGSIGIGLAMVHSIVASQNGVIDVVSDSEKGTQFRIKFYKQVI; from the coding sequence ATGCTGCGTAATCGGGAAATTCAACTGTTATTACTCATCATGGTTGCGATCAGCTTAACGTCGGTGATCGTGGCCGCTGCTCTTATTTCGCCTGCCGCCGCGGCGCTCGTCTTCATTCTATCCCTGCTGCTCATTGGCAGCAGTTTGTTATTCACCCGATGGAGATACCGCGAGCTCGACAAGCTGTCCGTCTATTTGCGGGAAATTAGCAACGGCAATGATTCCCTTGACGTTCGCGACAATCAAGAAGGCGAGCTTAGCATTTTGAAAAATAATATTTACAAAGTGACGCTCATGTTATCGGAGCATCGATCGCTTCTGCAGCGGGACAAAATGCAGCTGACGGATGCCATTTCCGATATTTCGCATCAGCTCAAAACGCCGCTCACCTCCATGACGGTGATGGCGGATTTATTAAGCGGCCCCGACCTCCCTCCGGCCAAACGAACGGAGTTCACCCATAATATTCGCATCCAGCTTGAACGCATCGATTGGCTGGTTTCTTCCTTATTAAAATTATCGAAAATCGACGCGAAGACCATCCCATTCAAACAAGATCGAATACCGGTGAAAAATCTTATCCAAAAGGCGTTAGAACCGGTTATGATTCCGATGGATATTAAGGGACAGTCGGTTTCCATCGAAGGCGACGACAACGTCTCGTTTGTCGGGGATTTCAATTGGACCGCCGAAGCGGTCATCAATATGTTGAAAAACGCCGTGGAGCACACGCCTGAAGGCGGAGCGATCGCCATAACCTTTTCCGAAAACGCGTTATTTACGGAAATTGTCATTGCCGACAACGGAAAAGGCATTCCGAGAGAAGATTTGCCTTATATTTTTAAACGTTTCTACAAAGGAAAGAGCGCCGGCGAAGGGAGCATCGGCATTGGTCTCGCGATGGTTCACAGCATTGTTGCCAGTCAGAACGGAGTGATCGATGTGGTGAGCGACAGCGAGAAGGGTACGCAGTTTCGGATTAAATTTTATAAGCAAGTGATTTAG